The following are from one region of the Gambusia affinis linkage group LG02, SWU_Gaff_1.0, whole genome shotgun sequence genome:
- the fgf3 gene encoding fibroblast growth factor 3 produces MLMIPLLVLASLLDPVWPRARCSPSQGCDPRQRRDAGGRGGVYEHLGGAPRRRKLYCATKYHLQIHPNGKIDGSLEENNPFSILEITAVDVGVVAIKGLFSGKYLAMNDKGRLYASEVFNKECEFVERIHELGYNTYASRQHFTEQPLPPGTGSSSSKRRASVRRQWYISINGKGRPRRGFKTRSTDKASLFLPRVLGNKDHEMVRKLRDIQGAQHTHHQQGRRGERRRRRHRDRKGRGQQPDDSADF; encoded by the exons ATGCTGATGATTCCTCTGCTGGTGTTGGCGAGCCTGCTGGACCCCGTTTGGCCCCGGGCCCGTTGCTCGCCTAGCCAGGGTTGTGACCCCCGGCAGCGGAGAGACGCCGGGGGGCGCGGAGGAGTGTATGAGCACCTCGGAGGAGCGCCGAGGCGCAGGAAACTTTACTGCGCTACCAAATATCATCTACAGATCCATCCTAACGGGAAGATTGATGGATCACTGGAGGAGAATAATCCGTTCA gcATCTTGGAGATCACAGCAGTGGATGTGGGTGTCGTGGCTATAAAAGGGCTTTTCTCAGGCAAATATCTAGCCATGAACGATAAAGGAAGGCTGTACGCCTCG GAGGTTTTCAACAAGGAGTGTGAATTTGTGGAACGGATCCATGAGTTGGGGTACAACACCTATGCATCACGACAACACTTCACAGAGCAGCCCCTACCACCGGgaacaggcagcagcagcagcaagcgTCGGGCCTCTGTCAGGAGGCAATGGTACATCTCCATCAACGGGAAAGGGCGGCCGCGGCGAGGCTTTAAAACTCGGAGCACTGATAAAGCCTCACTCTTCTTGCCTCGGGTGCTGGGCAACAAGGACCATGAGATGGTGAGGAAGCTGAGGGACATTCAAGGTGCCCAGCACACGCATCATCAGCAGGGGCGGCGTGGTGAACGCCGGAGACGCCGGCATCGTGATAGGAAAGGTCGAGGTCAACAGCCTGATGACTCAGCAGACTTTTAG